One genomic segment of candidate division KSB1 bacterium includes these proteins:
- a CDS encoding glycosyltransferase family 4 protein, translating into MSRPRKKVLFIAYIFPPLARAGVHRSVRFARYLPDLGWELTVLTPAERHYPPQSPIDRDLVRKIPPTIKIVTTPVFHGTTGLFRMKNLLRRRRRQTSPAAVRAPRAPLPPRPEPAAATSSAGAGSKRRGVLQKGKDLVYDLLTIPDKDVNWLPYAVAEGWRLHRREKFDLIYSTAPPFTDHLIALWLKKLTGLPWVADFRDPWARAPWKAEILGDSLRGKAATYLERRFVTAADRVILNTEWIRKDFADYYGPPLSRKFRVITNGFDPQDFVQFETGTAPRPHKKLVITHTGALYRKRNPQNFFTACEHLISRHGVSPAELELRFIGTVAPELYSSFECGEALRQVIQVMPPVSHQQALQYQLESDVLLILQPGTSMSVPGKIFEYIGMRKTILAITPPGATADVVRTHNLGLIADPDNLAEIENCLLRLVQDFRRGTLQPPSVNGAFTAYNGVELTRQLHEEFLQCLSNG; encoded by the coding sequence TTCTCTTTATCGCCTATATCTTTCCGCCGTTGGCACGCGCCGGCGTGCATCGCAGCGTGCGCTTTGCGCGTTATCTGCCGGACCTGGGCTGGGAGCTCACCGTGCTCACGCCGGCGGAACGCCATTATCCGCCGCAATCGCCGATTGATCGCGATCTCGTCAGGAAGATCCCGCCCACGATCAAAATCGTCACCACGCCGGTGTTCCACGGCACGACCGGCCTCTTTCGCATGAAAAATCTTTTGCGTCGCCGTCGCCGGCAGACATCGCCGGCGGCCGTGCGCGCGCCGCGGGCGCCCCTTCCCCCCCGGCCGGAGCCGGCAGCGGCAACCTCCTCAGCCGGCGCCGGCAGCAAACGCCGTGGCGTGCTGCAAAAAGGCAAGGACCTGGTCTACGATCTGCTCACCATTCCCGACAAAGACGTGAACTGGCTGCCTTATGCCGTGGCGGAAGGCTGGCGGTTACATCGTCGCGAGAAATTCGATCTGATTTATTCCACCGCGCCGCCCTTTACCGATCATCTCATCGCGCTCTGGCTGAAGAAGTTGACCGGCCTGCCCTGGGTGGCGGACTTTCGCGACCCCTGGGCGCGTGCGCCCTGGAAGGCGGAAATCCTGGGTGATTCGCTGCGCGGCAAGGCGGCCACGTATTTGGAGCGCCGCTTCGTGACAGCCGCTGACCGCGTCATTCTGAACACGGAATGGATTCGCAAGGATTTTGCCGATTACTACGGCCCGCCGCTCAGCCGCAAGTTCCGCGTCATCACCAATGGCTTCGACCCGCAGGATTTTGTGCAATTCGAGACCGGCACGGCGCCCCGGCCGCACAAAAAACTGGTGATCACCCACACCGGCGCCCTGTATCGCAAGCGCAATCCGCAAAATTTCTTTACGGCCTGCGAGCATCTCATCTCCCGGCACGGGGTCAGCCCGGCGGAGCTGGAGCTGCGTTTCATCGGTACGGTGGCGCCCGAGCTGTACAGTAGTTTCGAATGCGGCGAGGCGTTGCGCCAGGTGATTCAAGTGATGCCGCCGGTGTCGCACCAGCAGGCCTTGCAGTATCAGCTTGAAAGCGATGTGCTCTTGATTTTGCAGCCCGGCACCAGCATGTCGGTGCCCGGCAAGATTTTCGAGTACATCGGCATGCGCAAAACAATTTTGGCGATCACGCCGCCGGGCGCAACCGCCGACGTGGTGCGCACCCACAACCTGGGCCTGATCGCGGACCCCGACAATCTTGCCGAAATCGAAAATTGCCTGTTGCGCCTGGTGCAGGATTTCCGCAGGGGCACGCTCCAGCCGCCCTCGGTCAACGGCGCCTTCACCGCCTACAATGGCGTCGAGTTGACCAGGCAGTTGCATGAAGAATTCCTCCAGTGTTTGTCCAATGGCTGA
- a CDS encoding aminoglycoside phosphotransferase family protein: MAEAIAEVVRRLTTTASPALWQQAPAGRIVRAGEIKRAYSTVYRLRVEDTGGRTLRILYAKVYKLAPKHRDNPAKPQARLRTEFEAAQRLHARLNDSPNYGVVRPLAYYPDLLAIVTEEAQGRPIASLLEAACKRWHKRDKLTAVLSACRLAGEALAAIQRVTVEPQPYQPAELLDYVDLRLQRLVAGEAPFGEKQRDMVRRYLETMMARVPATQLGQCGCHGDYAPFNVLAAPAGVTVMDFAMFKPGSLFNDVTYFYHRLQGYLHKPIFAAPAIAAVQQAFLAGYNHGAGREHQPVEQDLLFRIFWIKHVINNYSAIMRKKVMTLRDRLSPAVYLFNRHVFRCYNQWLSQMCQP; this comes from the coding sequence ATGGCTGAAGCGATCGCGGAAGTGGTGCGACGGTTGACGACCACGGCCTCGCCGGCGTTGTGGCAGCAGGCGCCGGCCGGCCGGATTGTGCGCGCCGGCGAGATCAAACGCGCCTATTCCACCGTCTACCGCCTGCGCGTTGAAGATACCGGCGGCCGGACGCTGCGCATTCTGTACGCCAAGGTCTACAAGCTCGCGCCCAAGCACCGTGACAATCCCGCCAAACCTCAGGCCCGGTTGCGGACCGAGTTCGAAGCTGCGCAACGGCTGCACGCCCGCCTGAACGACAGTCCCAACTATGGCGTGGTGCGGCCCCTGGCTTATTATCCCGACCTGCTCGCCATTGTGACGGAAGAGGCGCAGGGCCGGCCGATCGCCAGTCTGCTGGAAGCCGCCTGCAAGCGCTGGCACAAGCGTGACAAGCTCACGGCTGTGCTCTCCGCCTGCCGCCTCGCCGGCGAAGCGCTCGCTGCCATTCAGCGCGTCACGGTGGAACCGCAACCCTACCAGCCCGCGGAACTGCTGGACTATGTTGACCTCCGTCTGCAGCGCCTGGTGGCGGGGGAAGCGCCCTTCGGCGAAAAACAGCGTGACATGGTGCGCCGTTATTTGGAAACCATGATGGCCCGCGTGCCGGCCACACAGCTCGGCCAGTGCGGCTGCCACGGCGACTACGCGCCTTTCAACGTGCTCGCCGCACCCGCCGGCGTGACGGTGATGGACTTCGCCATGTTCAAGCCCGGTTCGCTCTTCAACGACGTCACCTATTTTTACCACCGCCTGCAGGGGTATTTGCACAAGCCCATCTTCGCCGCGCCGGCCATTGCCGCGGTGCAGCAGGCTTTTCTGGCCGGCTACAATCACGGCGCCGGCCGGGAACACCAGCCGGTCGAGCAGGATCTCCTGTTCCGCATCTTCTGGATCAAACACGTCATCAACAATTACAGCGCCATCATGCGCAAAAAAGTGATGACCCTGCGGGACCGCCTGTCTCCCGCTGTTTACCTCTTCAATCGGCATGTCTTTCGATGCTATAATCAATGGCTGTCGCAAATGTGCCAGCCCTGA
- a CDS encoding glycosyltransferase, whose product MATTNKHKLLFVSWAENCSRSDNLARLLGGSSRMIYAGRLGSNYFTVTLKYLVQMWMTWRLLRHERPRVVLVMVPPVFICVPVYLYCRLTGAGYLTDTHTAAFTMARWKPLLFLNAWFYRRALGNIVTNEHLARQVEKWRAPVVVIGDLPVQFPRIAEFPLNGRFAVAVVCSYNPDEPLDHIWEAARQLPEVDFYVTGKVKDAPARLLDHKPDNMNLTDFLPLEQYAGLIKGCHAVMVLTTRDHTMQRGAYEALALGTPIITSDWPLLRETFDQAALYVDNSPAGIVAGVRRLQAAWPEYKAAVQRQREQRLQIWREREARLRAAINTKLAT is encoded by the coding sequence ATGGCCACGACGAATAAGCACAAGCTTCTTTTTGTGTCCTGGGCGGAGAATTGCAGCCGCAGCGACAACCTGGCGCGCCTGCTGGGCGGCAGTTCCCGGATGATCTATGCCGGCCGTCTGGGCAGCAACTACTTCACCGTGACGCTCAAATATCTGGTGCAGATGTGGATGACCTGGAGGCTGCTGCGGCACGAGCGGCCGCGGGTGGTGCTGGTCATGGTGCCGCCGGTGTTCATTTGCGTGCCGGTTTATCTTTATTGCCGGCTGACGGGGGCGGGCTATCTCACGGACACGCACACCGCCGCGTTTACCATGGCGCGCTGGAAACCGCTGCTGTTCCTGAATGCCTGGTTCTACCGCCGCGCACTGGGCAACATCGTGACCAATGAACATCTCGCACGCCAGGTGGAAAAATGGCGCGCCCCGGTGGTGGTGATTGGCGACCTGCCGGTGCAGTTTCCGCGCATCGCGGAGTTTCCGCTCAACGGCCGTTTTGCCGTGGCCGTGGTGTGCAGCTACAACCCCGACGAGCCGCTGGACCACATTTGGGAGGCGGCGCGGCAATTGCCGGAGGTGGATTTCTATGTGACCGGCAAGGTGAAGGACGCGCCGGCACGCCTGCTCGACCACAAGCCGGACAACATGAACCTCACCGACTTTCTGCCACTCGAGCAATACGCCGGTTTGATCAAGGGCTGTCACGCGGTCATGGTGCTCACCACGCGCGATCACACCATGCAGCGCGGTGCCTATGAAGCGCTGGCGCTCGGCACCCCCATCATCACTTCCGACTGGCCGCTGCTGCGTGAAACCTTCGACCAGGCGGCGCTGTACGTGGACAATTCCCCCGCCGGCATTGTGGCGGGCGTCAGACGTCTGCAGGCGGCCTGGCCGGAATACAAGGCGGCCGTGCAACGCCAGCGCGAGCAACGCCTGCAGATTTGGCGTGAGCGCGAAGCCCGCCTGCGGGCCGCGATCAACACGAAACTGGCGACGTGA
- a CDS encoding tetratricopeptide repeat protein produces the protein MNSTDTKAAQRPLLEKLLFGSLILLFLNSGYLAAFSHASLFHLINVFLHVGLGIFVLVLVLWHGLTFLREETPKGNDIARYFGYLGYWLLLAGMGIGVYLTVAGVHRWNEWLVGVHSIGCLLAIVLLIKAIRNIGHQISISNPINTAGRLLMVFAVVSLCLPLLAQVFGLIFPEDDGLPKNPAAAPATLAGLAMGGESGPFFASAAASTVQDTLATSFLNDSKTCGQAGCHVEIYKQWQSSAHSFSALQSLWYKPAYAAVQQQAGNAAAQWCAGCHTPALLLAGAADLSPAQQEQHAQAHAAIGCTACHGVVRVSSTLGQGNYVMGTPGLFSLADSENPLLRKLYAWFVHLDPQPHREAYRKPVLTTGASEFCSTCHKAAVDHPLKPGGWLEVMNDYDSWQNSGYSRQAVRDFYRPKMKQSCIDCHMARVPSQDPAATDASVPDHRFLGANTALAVWRDNPEQLAATRAFLQDGKITVDIFAASLSASLAAAPQTADSSGAVPAPIETRVASASLCGDQENFWNLVPGTQPPAPTTAFIAPIDRQEVTVHPGESVRIDVVVRSRNIGHHFPAGAADMAEAWVEFLAIDNHGQVICWSGGTDGRVNGSIDPKAHRFGAALVDSLGRRLYHFESWKAAGVSFLNLLPPNSAEVIRYRFTIPPSSGEQIRLIATVNYRKIQTASLALLGGGNAEPAPATSRPLPVIQMARAEALLHVDYNLMRHQSYMESYVPADKERWNDYGIGLLRQNDLAGAERAFLAGSVRAPLEHNPWINLGIVWLKSGKVVQAKTALQHALSIAPSSSRGRYFLSLAWKAEGNYDAALDELKEAIDNHEGDRNLHLEMGRLHFLRQDYSRAIRAFENALRIDPQNATAYFYLKECYTAREEAEEAERMNRLYLRFRRDDRMVQLQHAARALEPWLEGEPQRYHEHGSADLKYWNSSEADATNGHDE, from the coding sequence ATGAACAGCACGGATACCAAGGCCGCGCAGCGCCCCTTGCTCGAGAAATTGCTCTTTGGCAGTCTCATCCTTCTGTTCCTGAACAGCGGCTACCTCGCTGCTTTTTCCCATGCCTCGCTCTTCCACCTGATCAACGTTTTTCTGCATGTCGGGCTGGGAATCTTTGTATTGGTTCTGGTCTTGTGGCACGGTCTGACTTTCCTGCGGGAAGAGACGCCCAAGGGCAACGACATTGCCCGCTATTTCGGCTACCTCGGGTACTGGCTGTTGCTCGCCGGGATGGGCATCGGCGTGTATTTGACCGTGGCGGGCGTGCATCGCTGGAATGAGTGGTTGGTGGGCGTGCATAGCATCGGCTGTCTGCTGGCGATCGTACTGTTGATCAAAGCGATTCGCAACATTGGCCATCAAATCAGCATCTCCAATCCCATCAATACCGCCGGCCGGCTGTTGATGGTATTCGCGGTGGTTTCTCTCTGCCTGCCGTTGCTGGCGCAGGTCTTTGGTTTGATTTTTCCCGAGGACGACGGTCTCCCGAAGAATCCCGCGGCTGCACCTGCCACCCTTGCCGGGTTGGCGATGGGAGGCGAGTCCGGCCCTTTCTTTGCTTCGGCGGCCGCGAGCACGGTGCAGGATACTCTGGCAACCAGCTTCTTGAATGACTCCAAAACCTGCGGTCAGGCCGGCTGTCATGTGGAAATTTACAAACAATGGCAAAGCTCGGCCCACAGTTTTTCCGCCCTTCAAAGTTTGTGGTACAAACCCGCCTATGCCGCCGTGCAACAGCAGGCCGGCAATGCTGCCGCGCAATGGTGTGCCGGCTGCCACACCCCGGCTCTCTTGCTGGCCGGCGCTGCCGACCTGTCACCGGCACAACAGGAGCAGCACGCGCAAGCGCATGCCGCCATCGGATGCACCGCCTGCCACGGCGTGGTGCGGGTGAGCTCGACACTCGGCCAGGGCAATTACGTCATGGGCACACCCGGTTTGTTTTCCCTGGCGGACAGTGAGAATCCCCTGCTGCGCAAGCTCTATGCCTGGTTCGTTCATCTTGATCCCCAACCGCATCGCGAAGCCTACCGCAAGCCGGTGCTCACTACCGGCGCCAGTGAGTTTTGCTCGACCTGCCACAAAGCGGCGGTCGACCATCCCCTCAAGCCGGGCGGCTGGTTGGAAGTGATGAATGACTACGACAGTTGGCAGAACAGCGGCTACTCCCGGCAGGCGGTGCGTGATTTCTACCGCCCGAAGATGAAACAGAGCTGCATCGATTGCCACATGGCGCGGGTTCCCTCGCAGGATCCCGCCGCCACGGACGCCAGCGTGCCCGATCATCGTTTTCTCGGAGCGAACACCGCGCTGGCCGTTTGGCGTGACAACCCCGAACAGCTCGCGGCCACCCGGGCTTTTCTGCAAGACGGCAAAATCACCGTGGATATTTTTGCCGCCAGCCTGTCGGCGTCGCTGGCGGCCGCTCCTCAGACCGCGGATTCCAGTGGCGCCGTGCCCGCTCCGATCGAAACGCGGGTGGCGTCTGCCTCGCTGTGCGGGGATCAGGAAAATTTCTGGAACCTGGTGCCCGGCACGCAACCGCCGGCGCCCACCACTGCCTTCATTGCGCCGATCGACCGGCAGGAGGTGACGGTCCATCCCGGCGAGTCGGTGCGCATCGACGTGGTGGTGCGTTCACGCAACATTGGCCACCATTTTCCGGCGGGCGCGGCGGACATGGCGGAAGCCTGGGTGGAGTTTCTCGCCATCGACAATCACGGCCAGGTGATTTGCTGGAGTGGCGGCACCGATGGCCGCGTCAATGGCAGCATTGATCCCAAGGCGCACCGCTTCGGCGCGGCCCTGGTGGACAGCCTGGGCCGGCGCCTCTATCATTTTGAAAGCTGGAAGGCGGCCGGCGTCTCCTTTCTCAATCTCCTGCCACCCAACAGCGCGGAGGTGATTCGCTACCGCTTTACCATTCCGCCGAGCAGCGGCGAACAGATTCGTCTGATTGCCACAGTCAATTATCGCAAGATTCAGACGGCCAGTCTGGCGTTGTTGGGCGGGGGAAATGCCGAGCCGGCGCCCGCCACCAGCCGGCCGCTGCCCGTGATTCAAATGGCACGCGCGGAAGCCCTGCTGCACGTCGATTACAATCTCATGCGGCATCAGAGCTACATGGAAAGCTACGTGCCGGCAGACAAGGAGCGCTGGAATGACTATGGCATTGGCCTGTTGCGGCAGAATGATCTTGCCGGAGCCGAGCGCGCTTTTCTGGCCGGCAGCGTGCGCGCCCCGCTGGAGCACAATCCCTGGATCAACCTCGGCATTGTCTGGCTGAAGAGCGGCAAGGTCGTGCAGGCCAAAACCGCCCTGCAACACGCCCTGTCGATTGCACCCAGCTCCTCGCGCGGCCGCTATTTTCTCAGTCTCGCCTGGAAGGCGGAGGGCAACTATGACGCGGCCCTCGATGAGCTGAAGGAGGCGATCGACAATCACGAAGGCGACCGCAACTTGCACCTGGAGATGGGGCGGCTGCACTTTCTCCGCCAGGATTATTCCCGCGCGATCCGTGCTTTTGAAAATGCCCTGCGCATCGACCCGCAAAATGCCACGGCCTATTTTTATCTCAAGGAGTGTTATACCGCACGGGAGGAGGCGGAGGAAGCGGAACGGATGAACCGGCTTTATCTGCGTTTTCGCAGGGACGACCGCATGGTGCAGCTCCAGCACGCAGCCCGTGCCCTCGAGCCCTGGCTGGAGGGGGAACCGCAACGCTATCATGAGCACGGCTCCGCAGACCTCAAATATTGGAACAGCAGTGAGGCGGACGCAACCAATGGCCACGACGAATAA
- a CDS encoding glycosyltransferase family 4 protein codes for MPYRILQIGPYPPPGTGWSVRIKMLKRYIEAAGHICAVMNTNKNRKVTSGEFVPVLSGWDYFVKVLRYCAGGYLVHMHINGKSTKSPLLALVAESLSLLFGRPAVLTFHAGVVQDYFPRQNKFWLDNVFRLIFLLAGRIICNNEEVKARIVEYGIRPEKITPIPAFCLEYLEDKTALPERLTAFAQKHEPLVCSYIYLRPDFNIDFFLQAMAQVVAAMPRLGLILMGADREQNMLQEKLQRYQLSSHTCIAGDLDHGDFLAVLEACRVYIRTPVADGVSSSVLEALMLGTTVVASENGARPPGVLTYRDGEVASFVQTLRAALAQPAQRAMDAEARRQRAQQLGVRDTLREELTLLLAAAAS; via the coding sequence ATGCCATATCGGATTTTGCAAATCGGGCCGTATCCACCGCCCGGCACGGGATGGTCTGTCCGCATCAAAATGTTGAAGCGCTACATCGAAGCCGCCGGCCACATTTGCGCGGTGATGAACACCAACAAAAACCGCAAGGTGACCAGCGGCGAATTTGTGCCCGTGCTCAGCGGCTGGGATTATTTCGTGAAGGTTTTGCGTTATTGTGCGGGCGGCTATCTCGTGCACATGCACATCAACGGCAAATCCACCAAAAGCCCGCTACTGGCCCTGGTGGCGGAAAGTCTCAGCCTGCTCTTCGGTCGACCGGCGGTGCTGACCTTTCATGCCGGAGTGGTGCAGGACTATTTTCCACGGCAGAACAAGTTTTGGCTCGACAATGTCTTTCGCCTGATCTTTTTGCTGGCCGGCCGGATTATCTGCAACAATGAAGAAGTCAAGGCGCGCATTGTCGAGTATGGCATTCGGCCGGAGAAGATCACTCCGATTCCGGCGTTTTGCCTGGAGTATCTCGAGGACAAAACCGCATTGCCGGAGCGGCTGACCGCCTTCGCACAAAAGCATGAGCCGTTGGTGTGCAGCTACATTTATCTGCGGCCGGATTTCAACATTGATTTTTTCCTGCAGGCCATGGCGCAAGTGGTGGCGGCCATGCCGCGTTTGGGCCTGATCCTGATGGGTGCCGATCGCGAGCAAAACATGCTGCAGGAGAAGTTGCAGCGGTATCAACTCAGCTCTCATACCTGCATCGCCGGGGATCTCGATCATGGCGACTTTCTGGCGGTGCTGGAGGCCTGCCGGGTTTATATCCGCACGCCGGTGGCCGACGGGGTCTCCTCGAGCGTGCTGGAGGCCCTGATGCTGGGCACCACCGTGGTCGCCAGCGAGAACGGCGCGCGCCCGCCGGGCGTGTTGACCTATCGTGATGGCGAGGTCGCGTCGTTTGTGCAGACCCTGCGCGCGGCGCTGGCGCAGCCGGCACAGCGCGCCATGGATGCCGAAGCGCGGCGGCAGCGTGCACAGCAGCTCGGCGTGCGCGACACCCTGCGCGAAGAACTCACACTCTTGTTAGCAGCTGCTGCGTCCTGA
- a CDS encoding sulfotransferase, giving the protein MPKPLSVRIRQKGRRLYKVTCRACYNLGHRRAAPARAVFVFGSHRSGTRLPMDVFSRSLAVMTYKEGHSHAFNRNLLKDKAEIAALLRRSLFPVVAFKPSCESYRAAELLDSFPDSRAVWIFRHFKDAVNSAARKWGHGRKNLRAIAAGDLAAAGWRAGGLTPDKIALVQRLYSEEMSSHAAHALMWYLQNHLFLDQQLFQRREVLLVKYEDLVSRPQEHFRRVFDFIGIPFKDKYVDEVYDSSIRKEAFPPIPSEIETLCQDLHQRLVAHYERAVGSAPSRPAMLTL; this is encoded by the coding sequence ATGCCCAAACCTCTCAGTGTCCGGATCAGGCAAAAGGGCCGGCGCCTTTACAAGGTCACCTGCCGTGCCTGCTACAATCTCGGTCACCGCCGCGCCGCGCCGGCACGGGCGGTTTTTGTTTTTGGCTCACACCGTTCCGGCACCCGTCTGCCAATGGACGTGTTCAGCCGGTCGCTGGCAGTGATGACGTACAAAGAAGGCCATTCGCACGCCTTCAACCGCAATCTGTTGAAGGACAAGGCGGAGATCGCGGCATTGCTGCGCCGCAGCCTCTTTCCGGTGGTGGCCTTCAAGCCGAGTTGTGAATCCTATCGCGCGGCCGAGCTGCTCGATTCTTTCCCCGACAGCAGGGCGGTGTGGATTTTCCGTCATTTCAAGGATGCCGTCAATTCGGCTGCGCGCAAGTGGGGTCATGGCCGCAAAAATTTGCGGGCAATTGCCGCCGGCGATTTGGCGGCAGCGGGCTGGCGTGCCGGCGGCCTGACCCCCGACAAAATCGCGCTGGTGCAGCGGCTTTATAGTGAAGAAATGTCCTCCCATGCCGCACACGCCTTGATGTGGTACCTGCAAAATCATTTGTTCCTGGATCAGCAACTCTTCCAGCGCCGTGAAGTGCTGCTGGTCAAATACGAAGACCTGGTCAGCCGCCCACAGGAGCATTTTCGCCGTGTCTTCGATTTCATCGGCATTCCGTTCAAGGACAAGTATGTCGATGAAGTCTATGATTCTTCCATCCGCAAGGAAGCTTTCCCCCCGATTCCATCCGAGATTGAAACGCTTTGCCAGGATCTCCACCAGCGGCTGGTGGCGCACTACGAGCGGGCGGTCGGTTCTGCCCCATCGCGCCCGGCGATGCTGACGCTGTGA
- a CDS encoding heparinase II/III family protein — protein sequence MNLKKLKSMSLDELGYRLKLAGTRKLSKLSHRRRDFLAPARFLAAFELPSDYRGPYAEAVSNRRWRVAEEYLLEHMRARVRGQGDHGLQPKYFFAPQDRLHMLAALHQHLPHVLPTTLAAANRYLAHEFTFFGVRQNFGDEIDWHRDPVSLQAWPRDFYTDLRFYGQSDGRRQLPGDVKQVWELNRQQHFTILGKAFWLTGETKYALELFSQMQSWMRQNPYLHGVNWTSALEVGLRALSWISGYFFCLEAEVLEPRTHALLLRMLQLHGHYLNRHLSFFTSPYNHLVGEAVALFHLGTLFPELPRSRQWRATGWKILCEEVTRQFHADGMSVEQAVSYHHFTLSLYVLALLLAERNGLNVPPEMRNRLERALEFSMWSQQPDGRQPMIGDNDDATAFLFASRPPWDFRHLLALGALLFQRGDFKQQAGECDECCLWLLGPQSPSRFASLKSFPPSAATRLFADSGYAIVRSGWGPAGQYLIFDCGPQSHGLHADETVSTAHGHADALAFTLCAHGEVVLRDSGMWCYNGELNWQNHFRSGCAHNTITIDGRSACHIVGRLGYSHVPAVTQTRFISRDDFTFVEAEYVGFGLKLRHRRGIFYRPQAYWLILDSLEGEGEHLVDRWFHFDPLSQLERAGEWIVARRPQDKNLLLGEICPPAQTAEFWCGGEKPEAGWMAPGYGRRLPAPVLRLRASVTMPAQFTTLLMPVAAALPPRHFAARGRHGTASSEPFVLQVRADDWEDRIIFNFTGRRQCVAEVSTDAEIIFEHRGRSPARHEVTMVRGRNLTIANRTIFALEKIADMKRCLTVPATHDGPEEFPDGAAAPHAMTPAAGADVES from the coding sequence ATGAATCTCAAAAAACTCAAAAGCATGTCGCTCGACGAGCTCGGGTATCGTCTCAAGCTGGCGGGCACCAGGAAGCTCAGCAAGCTCTCCCACCGCCGCCGCGATTTCCTCGCCCCCGCGCGCTTTCTCGCCGCTTTTGAACTGCCATCGGATTATCGCGGCCCTTATGCGGAAGCCGTCAGCAACCGGCGCTGGCGTGTGGCCGAAGAGTATTTGCTCGAACACATGCGTGCGCGCGTGCGTGGGCAGGGCGATCACGGCCTGCAACCGAAATATTTCTTCGCCCCGCAGGACCGCCTGCACATGCTTGCCGCCCTGCATCAGCATCTGCCCCACGTGCTGCCCACCACCCTGGCCGCGGCCAACCGCTACCTCGCCCACGAGTTCACGTTTTTCGGCGTGCGCCAAAACTTCGGTGATGAAATCGACTGGCATCGCGATCCCGTTTCCCTGCAGGCCTGGCCCCGCGATTTCTACACCGATCTGCGTTTTTACGGCCAAAGCGACGGCCGCCGGCAACTGCCCGGGGATGTCAAGCAGGTGTGGGAGCTGAATCGCCAGCAACATTTCACCATTTTGGGCAAGGCCTTCTGGCTCACCGGCGAGACGAAATACGCGCTCGAATTGTTCTCCCAGATGCAGAGCTGGATGCGTCAGAATCCCTATTTGCATGGCGTGAATTGGACCAGTGCGCTGGAAGTGGGGTTGCGCGCTCTCTCCTGGATCAGCGGCTACTTCTTCTGCCTGGAGGCAGAAGTGCTGGAGCCACGCACCCATGCCCTGCTGCTGCGCATGCTGCAACTGCACGGGCACTACCTCAACCGGCATCTTTCCTTCTTCACCAGCCCCTACAATCACCTGGTCGGGGAGGCCGTCGCGCTGTTCCATCTGGGAACGCTGTTTCCGGAATTGCCCCGGAGCCGGCAGTGGCGTGCCACCGGCTGGAAGATTCTCTGCGAGGAAGTGACCAGACAATTTCATGCCGATGGCATGTCGGTGGAACAGGCGGTTTCCTACCATCATTTCACCCTGAGCCTGTATGTGCTCGCCCTGCTGCTGGCGGAGCGCAACGGCCTCAACGTTCCGCCGGAGATGCGCAACCGCCTGGAGCGCGCGCTGGAGTTCAGCATGTGGAGCCAGCAGCCCGACGGCCGCCAGCCCATGATCGGCGACAATGATGATGCCACCGCCTTTCTGTTTGCCAGCCGGCCGCCATGGGATTTTCGCCATCTGCTGGCGCTCGGCGCGCTGCTGTTTCAGCGCGGGGATTTCAAACAGCAGGCGGGTGAGTGCGATGAATGCTGTCTGTGGCTGCTCGGTCCGCAAAGCCCGTCCCGCTTTGCGAGTCTGAAGAGCTTTCCACCCTCCGCCGCCACGCGCCTGTTTGCCGACAGCGGTTATGCGATCGTGCGCAGCGGCTGGGGGCCCGCCGGGCAGTACCTGATTTTTGACTGCGGACCGCAAAGCCACGGCTTGCATGCCGATGAAACCGTTTCCACGGCGCATGGCCACGCCGATGCCCTGGCCTTCACCCTGTGCGCCCATGGCGAAGTGGTGCTGCGCGACTCCGGCATGTGGTGCTACAACGGCGAGTTGAACTGGCAGAATCATTTTCGCAGCGGCTGCGCCCACAACACCATCACCATCGATGGTCGCAGCGCCTGCCATATCGTGGGCCGGCTGGGCTATTCGCATGTGCCGGCCGTCACGCAAACCCGTTTCATCAGCCGCGACGATTTTACTTTCGTGGAAGCCGAATACGTGGGTTTCGGACTGAAGCTGCGCCACCGCCGCGGCATCTTTTACCGGCCGCAGGCCTACTGGCTCATTCTGGACAGCCTCGAAGGCGAAGGCGAACATCTCGTCGACCGCTGGTTTCATTTCGATCCGCTCAGCCAACTCGAACGGGCGGGTGAGTGGATCGTGGCGCGCCGGCCGCAGGATAAAAACCTGCTGCTCGGTGAAATTTGCCCGCCCGCCCAGACCGCGGAGTTTTGGTGCGGCGGCGAAAAACCGGAGGCCGGCTGGATGGCGCCCGGCTACGGCCGCCGGCTGCCTGCGCCGGTGTTGCGCCTCCGTGCCTCGGTGACCATGCCGGCACAATTCACCACTTTACTGATGCCGGTGGCTGCCGCGCTGCCACCGCGGCACTTTGCCGCCCGCGGCCGGCACGGCACGGCGAGCAGCGAGCCATTCGTGCTGCAAGTGCGCGCCGATGACTGGGAGGATCGCATCATCTTCAACTTCACCGGCCGCCGGCAGTGCGTGGCAGAAGTGAGCACCGATGCCGAAATCATCTTTGAACACCGTGGACGATCGCCCGCCCGGCATGAGGTGACCATGGTGCGCGGCCGAAACTTGACGATTGCCAACAGGACGATTTTTGCCCTGGAAAAAATTGCCGACATGAAACGCTGTTTGACAGTGCCGGCCACGCATGACGGGCCGGAAGAATTTCCGGATGGGGCGGCCGCCCCACACGCGATGACGCCGGCGGCCGGTGCGGATGTGGAAAGTTGA